The following proteins come from a genomic window of Amaranthus tricolor cultivar Red isolate AtriRed21 chromosome 14, ASM2621246v1, whole genome shotgun sequence:
- the LOC130799324 gene encoding uncharacterized protein LOC130799324, translated as MSKAIALKIVRLQRNFFWNGVTSEKLGCPRVKWSDIELPKELGGLGLGLKALADTFHKVKDGTWAHLLSIDIDTSKMRSIIEEGMIVKIGKGNSVWFWHDRWCEVGTLKRIFPRLYAISLQKDLLICQMGDWQEGSWAWNFIWRRNLYEWENDEVSRLKNHIEQLRPDKGMEDRVIWKHSSSLFYPTKSIGVKMFEDQAPILSKPIINLVWQKFIPPRAQLAVWLANLEKLKTGDFLVQKGIIDTQLAVCPFYSRDTESDSHILFTCSFSWRS; from the exons ATGTCAAAAGCGATTGCCCTGAAAATAGTTAGATtacaaagaaatttcttctgGAATGGGGTAACTAGTGAAAAGTTGGGTTGCCCTAGGGTCAAATGGTCTGATATTGAACTACCAAAAGAATTGGGAGGTCTTGGGCTAG GGCTAAAAGCATTGGCGGATACCTTTCACAAGGTTAAAGATGGTACATGGGCTCACCTTCTGAGTATCGACATCGACACATCAAAAATGAGATCAATCATAGAAGAAGGCATGATCGTGAAAATCGGAAAGGGAAACTCAGTCTGGTTTTGGCATGATAGGTGGTGTGAAGTCGGAACGCTAAAAAGGATCTTCCCAAGATTGTACGCAATATCGCTACAAAAAGATCTCCTCATATGTCAAATGGGGGACTGGCAAGAAGGATCTTGGGCTTGGAATTTCATATGGCGTAGAAATCTGTACGAATGGGAAAATGATGAGGTCTCAAGGCTAAAAAACCATATTGAACAGCTTAGACCAGACAAGGGCATGGAAGATAGGGTGATCTGGAAACACTCGAGCAGCCTATTCTATCCTACAAAAAGCATTGGTGTGAAAATGTTTGAAGACCAAGCGCCCATTCTATCCAAACCTATAATCAATCTCGTGTGGCAGAAATTTATCCCTCCAAGAGCACAGTTGGCAGTATGGTTGGCAAATCTGGAGAAACTGAAAACTGGCGATTTTCTTGTACAAAAGGGGATTATTGACACTCAACTGGCCGTTTGCCCCTTCTACAGCAGGGATACAGAATCAGACTCTCATATCCTGTTTACATGTAGTTTCTCCTGGAGGTCCTAG